In Candidatus Dadabacteria bacterium, one genomic interval encodes:
- a CDS encoding bile acid:sodium symporter family protein has product MNSTKSALASLTDLITRFFILWIILFSAVAYFFPSVFRDLGFLIVPMLAVIMFAMGITLRTDDFRRVFSRPLEILTGVFTQYAVMPLLGFLLVLAFDTPPLVAAGVVLVGSCPGGTASNVITYLARGDLALSVTLTSVSTLLCPFFLPALMYVYAGRWIDVPVADLFISALQIVLLPILLGVVLRKLLGRKSEAVLPFLPSVSSLVIAFVVGIIVALNAESIKTIGAVVFLIVIIHNALGLTCGYLIAKAMGFGESSARAISVEVGMQNSGLAAALSQIHFGYLSALPAALFSIWHNISGAAIAWLWRTRKIKD; this is encoded by the coding sequence TTGAATTCAACGAAAAGCGCCTTAGCCTCGCTTACAGACCTCATAACAAGATTCTTCATCCTCTGGATAATTCTGTTCTCAGCCGTAGCATACTTTTTCCCCTCCGTTTTCCGGGATCTCGGATTCCTCATAGTGCCCATGCTCGCGGTGATAATGTTCGCCATGGGCATAACGCTCAGAACGGATGACTTCAGAAGAGTTTTTTCAAGACCGCTTGAGATCCTGACAGGCGTTTTCACTCAATACGCCGTGATGCCTCTTTTGGGTTTTCTCCTTGTCCTTGCCTTCGATACACCTCCCCTTGTCGCCGCGGGGGTCGTTCTCGTAGGTTCATGCCCCGGAGGAACGGCGTCAAACGTGATCACCTATCTGGCAAGGGGCGATCTCGCGCTTTCCGTAACTCTGACTTCGGTCTCGACGCTCCTTTGCCCGTTTTTCCTGCCAGCGCTCATGTACGTTTACGCGGGAAGATGGATAGATGTTCCGGTCGCCGATCTTTTTATCTCCGCGCTTCAGATAGTACTGCTGCCGATCCTGCTCGGAGTGGTATTGAGGAAGCTGCTCGGGAGAAAATCAGAGGCCGTCCTGCCCTTTCTGCCCTCAGTATCGTCTCTTGTTATAGCTTTTGTGGTGGGAATAATAGTGGCTCTGAACGCGGAGTCCATAAAAACCATCGGCGCGGTGGTTTTCCTCATAGTAATAATCCATAACGCCCTCGGTCTCACATGCGGTTATCTTATAGCGAAGGCAATGGGTTTCGGAGAAAGCAGCGCCAGGGCGATATCCGTTGAGGTGGGAATGCAGAACTCGGGGCTCGCGGCAGCTCTTTCCCAGATACATTTCGGCTATCTCTCGGCCCTTCCCGCCGCGCTTTTCAGCATCTGGCACAATATCTCGGGCGCAGCTATAGCCTGGTTATGGAGAACCAGAAAGATTAAAGATTAA